A window of the Capricornis sumatraensis isolate serow.1 chromosome 9, serow.2, whole genome shotgun sequence genome harbors these coding sequences:
- the KIF20A gene encoding kinesin-like protein KIF20A, which produces MSQGILSPPAGLLSDEEVVVSPMFESTAADLGSVIRKDLLSDCSVISTSLEDKQVPSEDGIEKVKVYLRVRPLLPSELERQEDQGCVCIENMETLALQAPKDSFAQKSNERGIGQATHRFTFSQIFGPEVGQASFFNLTVKEMVKDVLKGQNWLIYTYGVTNSGKTYTIQGTIKDGGILPRSLALIFNSLQGQLHPTPNLKPLFSNEVMWLDSKQIRQEELKKLALLNGGLQEEELSTSLKKSVYIDSRMGTSTSFDSGIAGLSSSSQFPSSSQLDEMSHRWAQPDTAPVSVPADLRFSIWISFFEIYNELLYDLLEPPSQQRKRQTLRLCEDQNGNPYVKDLNWIHVQDAEEAWKLLKVGRKNQSFASTHLNHNSSRSHSIFSIRILHLQGEGDIIPKISELSLCDLAGSERCKDQKSGERLKEAGNINTSLHTLGRCIAALRQNQQNRSKQNLVPFRDSKLTRVFQGFFTGRGRSCMIVNVNPCASTYDETLHVAKFSAIASQLVHAPPVQLGFPSIHSFLKEHSLRASPSLETGAKTDPGLGDDIESEVDISTYGKEELLQVVEAMKALLLKERQEKLQLEMQLRDEICNEMVEQMQQREQWCSEHLDTQKELLEELYEDKLTILKESLTSFYQEELQERDERIKELEALLEEARQQHVAHQPSESELSLRRSQRLASVSTQQLHEIKAKLEQCKAELNSTTEELQKYQKMLEPPPSAKPFIVDVDKKLEEGQKNIRLLRTELQKLGESLQSAERACCHNTGAGKLRQALATCDDILIKQDQTLAELQNNMTLVKLDLRKKAACIAEQYHTVLKLQGQASTKKRLGANQENQQPNQQPPGKKPFLRNLLPRTPTCQSSTDCSPYARILRSRRSPLLKSGPFGKKY; this is translated from the exons ATGTCGCAAGGCATCCTTTCTCCACCAGCTGGCTTGCTGTCCGATGAGGAGGTCGTAGTCTCCCCCATGTTTGAGTCCACAGCTGCAGATTTGGGATCTGTTATACGCAAGGACCTGCTGTCAGACTGCTCTGTCATCTCCACCTCCCTGGAAGACAAGCAG GTTCCATCTGAAGATGGTATAGAGAAGGTGAAAGTATACCTGAGGGTCAGGCCCTTGTTACCTTCGGAGTTAGAACGACAGGAGGATCAG GGTTGTGTCTGTATTGAGAATATGGAGACCCTTGCCCTTCAGGCACCCAAGGACTCTTTTGCCCAGAAGAGCAACGAACGAGGAATTGGACAGGCCACCCACAGATTCACCTTTTCCCAG ATCTTTGGACCAGAAGTGGGACAGGCATCTTTCTTCAACCTGACTGtgaaggagatggtaaaggatgtACTTAAAGGACAGAACTGGCTCATCTATACATATGGAGTCACCAACTCAGGGAAAACCTACACAATTCAAG GTACCATCAAGGATGGTGGGATCCTGCCCAGGTCCCTGGCTCTGATCTTCAATAGCCTCCAAGGCCAGCTTCATCCAACACCTAATCTGAAGCCCTTGTTCTCCAATGAGGTAATGTGGCTAGACAGCAAGCAGATCCGGCAGGAGGAATTAAAGAAACTGGCCCTACTAAATGGAGGCCTCCAAGAG GAGGAGCTGTCCACCTCCTTGAAGAAAAGTGTCTACATTGACAGCCGGATGGGTACCAGCACCAGCTTTGACAGTGGCATTGCAGGGCTCTCCTCCAGTAGCCAGTTTCCCAGCAGTAGCCAGCTGGATG AAATGAGTCACCGATGGGCACAACCAGACACTGCCCCTGTAAGTGTCCCTGCAGATCTTCGCTTCTCCATCTGGATCTCCTTCTTTGAGATCTACAATGAACTGCTTTATGACCTGTTAGAACCGCCTAGCCAGCAGCGCAAGAGGCAGACTCTGCGGCTGTGTGAGGATCAGAATGGCAATCCCTACGTAAAAG ATCTCAATTGGATTCATGTTCAGGATGCTGAGGAGGCCTGGAAGCTCCTGAAAGTGGGTCGTAAAAACCAGAGCTTTGCCAGCACCCACCTGAACCACAACTCCAGCCGCAG tCATAGCATCTTCTCAATCCGGATCCTGCACCTTCAGGGGGAAGGAGATATAATCCCCAAGATTAGCGA GTTATCACTCTGTGATCTCGCTGGCTCAGAGCGCTGCAAAGATCAAAAGAGTGGCGAGCGGCTGAAGGAAGCAGGAAACATTAACACTTCTCTGCATACCCTGGGCCGCTGTATTGCTGCTCTGCGCCAAAACCAGCAGAACCG GTCAAAGCAGAACCTGGTTCCCTTCCGTGACAGCAAGCTGACTCGAGTGTTTCAAGGCTTCTTCACAGGCCGAGGCCGCTCCTGCATGATTGTCAATGTGAATCCCTGTGCGTCTACCTATGATGAGACCCTTCATGTGGCCAAGTTCTCAGCCATTGCTAGCCAG CTTGTGCATGCTCCACCTGTGCAACTGGGATTTCCATCGATACATTCATTCCTCAAGGAACACAGTCTGCGCGCTTCTCCCAGCTTAGAGACTGGAGCTAAGACTGACCCAGGCCTTGGTGATgacattgaaagtgaagttgacaTCTCCACATATGGGAAGGAG GAGCTCCTACAGGTGGTAGAAGCCATGAAAGCACTGCTTTTGAAAGAACGGCAGGAAAAGTTGCAGCTGGAGATGCAGCTCCGTGATGAAATTTGCAATGAGATGGTGGAGCAGATGCAACAACGAGAACAGTGGTGCAG TGAACATTTGGACACACAAAAGGAACTGCTAGAGGAACTGTATGAAGACAAACTAACAATCCTCAAGGAGTCACTGACAAGTTTTTACCAAGAAGAACTTCAG GAGCGAGATGAGAGGATTAAAGAGTTAGAAGCTCTCCTGGAGGAAGCCAGACAGCAGCATGTGGCCCATCAACCCTCAGAGTCTGAACTGTCCCTACGGCGATCACAAAGATTGGCTTCTGTTTCCACCCAACAGCTCCACGAGATTAAAGCTAAACTGGAACAATGCAAAGCAGAGCTAAACTCCACCACTGAAG AGCTGCAGAAGTACCAGAAAATGTTAGAACCCCCACCCTCAGCCAAGCCTTTCATCGTTGATGTGGACAAGAAGTTAGAGGAGGGCCAAAAG AATATAAGGCTACTGCGGACAGAGCTTCAGAAACTTGGTGAGTCTCTCCAGTCAGCGGAAAGAGCCTGTTGCCACAACACTGGAGCAGGAAAACTTCGCCAAGCCTTGGCCACTTGTGATGACATCTTAATCAAACAG GATCAGACGCTGGCTGAGTTGCAGAATAATATGACGCTAGTAAAACTGGACCTTCGGAAGAAGGCAGCATGCATCGCGGAGCAGTATCATACTGTACTGAAACTCCAAGGCCAGGCTTCGACCAAAAAGCGCCTCGGTGCCAACCAGGAAAACCAGCAACCAAACCAGCAGCCCCCAGGGAAGAAACCGTTTCTTCGTAACTTACTTCCCCGAACACCCACCTGCCAAAgttccacagactgcagcccttATGCCCGAATCCTGCGCTCACGGCGTTCCCCTTTACTCAAATCTGGGCCTTTTGGCAAAAAATACTAA